A portion of the Sulfuricurvum kujiense DSM 16994 genome contains these proteins:
- a CDS encoding phosphoribosylanthranilate isomerase, with translation MRVKICGITNIEDALLAINAGADALGFVFYPESPRYIAPENAKAVIAALPPFVEKVALFVNETPDVIRSVCLSTGCTLAQIHFDVQDDFFSDVHFPTLRVIRAQKKEDILTYTDEYRLIDAYCEAYGGSGKRLNIEWFEGIDCSKIILAGGLDPENVASLKPYGFYGVDVSSGVEASYGKKDHKLVETFIQKAKV, from the coding sequence ATGAGAGTTAAAATCTGCGGTATTACCAATATAGAGGATGCACTCCTCGCGATCAATGCCGGAGCGGATGCACTCGGATTTGTCTTTTATCCCGAATCTCCGCGCTATATTGCCCCGGAAAATGCAAAAGCCGTTATTGCCGCCCTTCCCCCTTTTGTTGAAAAAGTAGCACTCTTTGTCAATGAAACCCCTGATGTGATCCGCTCAGTCTGCCTAAGCACAGGATGTACACTGGCCCAGATTCATTTCGATGTTCAAGATGATTTTTTCTCCGATGTCCATTTTCCGACCCTTCGCGTCATCCGTGCTCAAAAAAAAGAAGACATACTAACGTACACTGATGAATACCGCCTTATTGATGCGTACTGTGAAGCGTATGGAGGAAGCGGAAAACGCCTTAACATCGAATGGTTTGAGGGGATCGATTGTTCAAAAATCATCCTAGCAGGCGGGCTTGATCCCGAGAATGTCGCTTCACTTAAACCGTACGGATTCTACGGTGTCGATGTCAGCAGCGGTGTCGAAGCCTCATATGGGAAAAAAGACCATAAACTGGTAGAGACGTTTATCCAAAAGGCAAAAGTGTGA
- a CDS encoding chemotaxis protein CheX encodes MRATVKGRIAIFHPQGFLDGNNAPSFLTIDDIHATEALNIDMLLVSLKKVIFFNKNGLDVFIRLLDSIRSHKHIAVGLCDYDSAKFVTINKFYGSNLTFSLFRTEKIAELFVPTNKNESKTVLLYNEDASQRSAMAIELFDYGHNPVIAQTKKEFEEKKRNPDLYYAIIEETYLGLFGQKIATRVTGNAIIYTIANFLDAGITDTFNIAYHNNSLNVGFRLFIFDAYKVVSMNVHALNFFTKLASSAAEYNASICFVGMTFEKTPQSFKNDLEDAGIMFFDQMEDILKNKELLQELGGSSGTSSKSTRTLTKALIHELPGFIDATVSTIAMMTNAQAIKESMNIQTLEIKNSKEQYASSIGFYGDLDGMIILIFPKKVATKACELLIGEENNDEEAILDSLAEFVNIIGGRAKALLGEKKHRVDITLPRTYADVDSLLEMAQNRKGVQVDLRFEGSSFIFFLTR; translated from the coding sequence ATGAGAGCGACCGTTAAAGGGAGGATTGCCATCTTTCATCCACAGGGATTTTTGGACGGCAACAACGCCCCTTCTTTCCTTACTATCGATGATATTCATGCAACCGAAGCGCTCAATATCGATATGCTTCTGGTGTCGCTGAAAAAAGTGATCTTTTTTAACAAAAACGGCTTGGATGTTTTCATCCGTCTTTTGGACAGTATCCGTTCCCATAAGCACATAGCCGTCGGTTTGTGCGACTACGACTCCGCAAAATTTGTGACCATCAATAAATTTTACGGCAGCAATCTCACGTTTTCATTGTTCCGAACTGAAAAAATAGCCGAGCTTTTTGTCCCTACCAATAAAAATGAATCTAAAACCGTATTATTGTACAACGAAGACGCTTCACAGCGCTCAGCCATGGCGATTGAGCTTTTCGATTACGGACATAACCCCGTCATTGCCCAGACCAAAAAAGAGTTTGAAGAGAAAAAACGAAATCCCGATCTCTATTATGCGATAATCGAAGAGACCTATTTAGGGCTGTTCGGCCAAAAAATAGCAACACGTGTCACCGGTAATGCGATCATTTACACCATTGCCAATTTTTTAGATGCCGGAATCACCGATACGTTCAACATCGCGTACCATAACAACTCCCTCAACGTCGGGTTCCGCCTCTTTATTTTCGATGCGTACAAAGTCGTTTCGATGAACGTTCATGCGTTGAACTTTTTTACTAAACTTGCCTCATCGGCGGCAGAATACAATGCATCCATCTGTTTTGTCGGGATGACATTCGAAAAAACCCCTCAATCGTTTAAAAACGATCTTGAAGATGCCGGTATCATGTTTTTTGATCAGATGGAAGATATCCTTAAAAACAAAGAGTTGTTGCAAGAGCTAGGAGGAAGCAGCGGTACTTCTTCCAAAAGTACACGAACGCTGACCAAAGCGTTAATCCATGAACTTCCCGGTTTCATCGACGCAACCGTATCTACGATCGCGATGATGACGAATGCACAGGCCATAAAAGAGTCCATGAACATTCAGACCTTGGAAATCAAAAATTCTAAAGAGCAATATGCCAGTTCCATCGGTTTTTACGGAGATTTGGACGGGATGATTATCCTTATTTTTCCCAAAAAAGTTGCGACGAAAGCATGTGAACTCCTTATCGGCGAAGAGAACAATGATGAAGAGGCTATTTTGGATTCCTTAGCAGAATTTGTCAACATTATCGGAGGACGTGCCAAAGCCCTTTTGGGAGAGAAAAAACACCGCGTCGATATCACCCTTCCCCGTACCTATGCCGATGTCGATTCGCTTTTGGAAATGGCCCAAAACCGAAAAGGGGTTCAGGTCGACTTGCGATTCGAAGGAAGCAGCTTTATCTTTTTCCTCACACGATAG
- a CDS encoding HDOD domain-containing protein, with product MVTQEQITSYIQNIPPAPFVVKQTLDYVRVGDLTKAAKCAEEDPALKFYLKTLVNRPIYGFRNEVSDLAQIFTILGISTAQQILYNYLLSLLAPKEWGLFKLTSQEFYDLQASLSRKWVKILTHLNLHNHDTESAITLLPASIIVCDALFGEYKSEVAQLRSVKALDYNTILYRLTKMSLFNICTEIGEKWELSPMISRIVHASSGLDQNLEENEKTLAKWMHLLLFYELSQNAYVEAGLNEFIEFQIEFVQDIYESFMQVVEYDESDR from the coding sequence GTGGTTACTCAAGAACAAATTACAAGTTACATACAAAATATACCGCCAGCTCCGTTTGTTGTTAAACAAACACTCGATTACGTGCGTGTAGGCGATTTGACCAAAGCGGCCAAATGTGCCGAAGAAGACCCTGCTCTCAAATTTTACCTCAAGACCCTAGTTAACCGCCCTATCTACGGATTTCGTAACGAAGTAAGCGATCTGGCTCAGATCTTTACTATTTTGGGAATCTCGACCGCTCAGCAGATTTTATATAATTACCTCCTCTCCCTCTTGGCCCCGAAAGAGTGGGGACTTTTTAAACTCACTTCGCAAGAGTTTTATGATTTACAGGCTAGCCTTAGCCGAAAATGGGTCAAAATTCTCACCCACTTGAACCTGCACAATCATGACACCGAAAGCGCTATCACCCTTTTGCCGGCTAGTATCATCGTATGTGATGCACTGTTCGGAGAATACAAAAGCGAAGTGGCACAGCTGCGAAGCGTCAAAGCGTTGGATTACAACACGATCCTTTATCGGCTGACCAAAATGAGCTTGTTTAATATCTGTACGGAAATTGGCGAAAAATGGGAACTTTCGCCGATGATCAGTCGAATTGTCCATGCATCTTCCGGTTTGGATCAAAACCTTGAAGAAAATGAAAAAACATTGGCAAAATGGATGCATTTGCTCCTTTTTTATGAATTGAGCCAAAATGCTTATGTCGAAGCGGGACTGAACGAATTTATCGAGTTTCAAATCGAATTCGTTCAGGACATATACGAATCTTTTATGCAGGTGGTGGAGTACGATGAGAGCGACCGTTAA
- the rpmB gene encoding 50S ribosomal protein L28, with translation MARKCAISGKGPMSGNNVSHAKNRTKRRFLPNLRTVRVTLEDGTTKKLKIAASELRTLKKDS, from the coding sequence ATGGCAAGAAAATGTGCTATTAGTGGTAAAGGCCCAATGAGCGGGAACAACGTTTCTCACGCGAAAAATAGAACTAAGCGTCGTTTTTTACCAAACCTTCGTACTGTTCGCGTAACGCTTGAAGACGGTACTACCAAAAAACTTAAAATCGCTGCTTCTGAGCTTCGTACTCTTAAAAAAGATTCGTAA
- a CDS encoding ComF family protein, whose amino-acid sequence MICERFSLSHICSSCQSSLLTPILHKRKILGSIPVYSFYPYNEIEPLLLTKHTDLGYYIYTILAKRSLGAFAREWQYENTVASVGIDDRSESGYSHTAVLNRALKSNNIVPQYGKLRASQHYKYAGKSVEDRLMNPRRFIYTPFSENEVILVDDIVTTGTTLSEAAEVLHTQGKKVILCLTLSDAENK is encoded by the coding sequence ATGATATGTGAGCGCTTCAGCCTCTCGCATATCTGCTCTTCTTGTCAAAGCTCTCTCCTTACTCCGATCCTTCATAAACGAAAAATCCTGGGTTCGATTCCCGTCTACTCTTTTTATCCCTATAATGAAATCGAACCTCTGCTGCTTACCAAACATACCGATTTGGGATACTACATCTACACGATATTGGCAAAGCGTTCGCTCGGTGCTTTTGCCCGTGAATGGCAGTATGAAAACACCGTCGCCTCTGTCGGGATAGATGATCGTTCAGAGAGCGGCTACTCGCATACCGCCGTATTGAACCGTGCATTGAAATCGAATAATATTGTCCCGCAGTACGGCAAACTTCGCGCTTCGCAGCACTATAAATATGCGGGAAAAAGTGTCGAAGATAGGCTGATGAATCCAAGGCGGTTTATTTATACCCCCTTTTCGGAAAATGAGGTGATTTTGGTGGACGATATCGTCACGACGGGAACAACGCTCTCTGAAGCGGCCGAAGTTCTCCATACGCAGGGAAAAAAAGTGATCCTCTGTCTCACCCTTAGCGATGCGGAGAATAAATAG
- a CDS encoding SagB/ThcOx family dehydrogenase — MKNVSSVLEYHDRTKHRPSRYAASLGYMDWETQPNPFRRYENAPLIPLPFSEATPPYHLLFQPDSLPYAPLCIESLAQLLRYALGLAAIKSHGGSEWALRCNASSGNLHPSECYIIAPPLKGLSDSPTLSHYAPRKHALELLHTYREPIGEETLLIALSSVIWREAWKYGERCWRYCQLDAGHAAESIRISAAMLGWECSVLSIDTADIASLCGLDQLHRYDPNERESPDMLLQIRKGSFTLPKTPELLYNANRLSHSHHLWPILEIIDTATQGEYPRPVIMKESRHTPSPTKSSGEIVLKRRSAQMMDGLGITLEQFRQLLDASLFCRDASDVNLVIFVHRVEGLEKGLYAYIRDLKELLSLQNSMDSTFEWAEFTEGLYRLRSGDYRGAAQMVSCNQEIAKDGAFSFGMLCNFSSSLERHGAIGYKNLFHQCGMIGQMLYLEATSLGLSATGIGCFLDDEFHALLGLRDQKYQSLYHFTIGRAIVDTRITSRQPY; from the coding sequence ATGAAAAATGTATCCTCCGTACTCGAATATCACGACCGAACCAAACACCGACCCTCACGTTATGCCGCCAGCCTCGGCTATATGGATTGGGAAACTCAGCCAAATCCTTTTCGGCGTTATGAGAATGCCCCTCTAATACCTTTGCCCTTTAGCGAAGCGACCCCGCCGTATCATCTGTTGTTCCAACCTGATTCGCTCCCCTATGCCCCTTTGTGCATCGAATCGCTTGCGCAATTGCTGCGCTACGCTCTCGGACTCGCCGCCATCAAAAGCCACGGCGGATCGGAATGGGCGCTTCGGTGCAATGCCAGCAGCGGAAACCTTCATCCCAGCGAATGCTATATTATTGCTCCCCCGTTGAAAGGTCTGAGCGATTCTCCTACCCTTAGCCACTATGCGCCGCGTAAACATGCACTGGAGCTGCTGCATACTTACCGTGAACCTATCGGCGAGGAGACACTTCTCATTGCTTTAAGTTCGGTCATCTGGAGAGAAGCGTGGAAATACGGGGAACGGTGCTGGCGCTATTGCCAGCTTGATGCGGGGCATGCCGCCGAATCGATCCGTATTTCGGCGGCGATGCTGGGGTGGGAGTGCAGTGTTCTTAGCATCGACACGGCCGATATCGCCTCACTGTGCGGTCTGGATCAGCTTCACCGTTATGATCCGAATGAGAGAGAAAGCCCCGATATGTTGCTTCAAATCCGTAAAGGTTCATTCACCCTTCCCAAAACCCCCGAACTGCTTTATAACGCAAACCGTCTCAGTCACTCCCATCATCTATGGCCGATACTGGAGATCATCGATACGGCGACGCAAGGAGAGTATCCTCGTCCCGTGATAATGAAAGAGTCCCGTCATACTCCATCACCGACAAAAAGTTCCGGAGAGATCGTCCTAAAACGCCGAAGCGCACAGATGATGGACGGCTTGGGTATCACTTTAGAGCAGTTTCGGCAGCTTCTGGATGCTTCCCTCTTCTGCCGCGACGCCTCGGACGTTAATCTTGTTATTTTTGTCCATCGGGTCGAAGGGTTAGAAAAAGGGCTCTATGCCTATATTCGCGATCTAAAAGAGTTGCTTTCACTTCAAAACAGTATGGACTCGACCTTTGAATGGGCCGAGTTTACTGAGGGGCTTTATCGACTACGAAGCGGTGATTATCGGGGAGCGGCCCAAATGGTCTCCTGCAATCAGGAGATCGCCAAAGACGGCGCCTTTAGTTTCGGAATGCTCTGCAATTTTTCAAGCTCGCTTGAACGTCACGGAGCGATCGGATATAAAAACCTTTTTCACCAATGCGGAATGATCGGCCAAATGCTCTATCTTGAAGCGACCTCGCTGGGTCTGAGCGCAACGGGGATCGGATGTTTTTTAGACGATGAGTTTCATGCGTTATTGGGGTTGAGAGATCAGAAATACCAATCCTTGTACCACTTTACGATCGGACGCGCTATCGTCGATACCCGAATCACGTCACGCCAGCCCTATTGA
- the argJ gene encoding bifunctional glutamate N-acetyltransferase/amino-acid acetyltransferase ArgJ, giving the protein MAILNTIEGGVCAAKGFFADGIHIGLKKEGAKDLAFIYSEKPCAIASVFTTNKMTAAPIRHFRSLGEFEGNFVLINSKNANAMTGRAGIDDITEVLGELKSKFPQIQNPVMSSTGVIGVRLPKAKIIEGAMKFDLTRREGINASEAIMTTDTFSKRLAYEVTLENGQSFRIGAMAKGAGMINPAMATMLCFITTDAAVDKTTMQDILDECVHTTFNAASVDGDTSTNDTVVVMANGLSGAFHAGAFKEALESIMLFLAKEMVRDGEGATKLVTYKVTGAINHKEAEIAAKALSNSLLVKTALFGQDPNWGRIASTVGASGIMCDEAFLSIWFDDICVYKKGELLFDEKLEPLAAAVMQKSSFTIHCDIGLQDGEFTAYGCDLGHEYVKINADYRT; this is encoded by the coding sequence ATGGCGATACTTAACACGATTGAAGGCGGTGTTTGTGCGGCAAAAGGGTTCTTTGCCGATGGTATACATATCGGACTGAAAAAAGAGGGGGCAAAGGATCTCGCGTTTATTTATTCCGAGAAACCTTGTGCGATAGCATCGGTATTTACAACCAATAAAATGACGGCGGCGCCGATACGCCATTTTCGCTCTTTAGGAGAATTTGAAGGGAATTTTGTCCTTATCAATTCCAAAAATGCGAATGCGATGACGGGACGTGCCGGAATCGATGATATCACCGAAGTACTGGGTGAACTCAAATCAAAATTTCCGCAAATACAAAATCCGGTCATGAGCTCGACGGGTGTGATCGGGGTACGTTTGCCGAAGGCAAAGATCATTGAAGGGGCGATGAAGTTTGATTTGACCCGTCGTGAAGGGATCAATGCGTCCGAAGCAATTATGACGACCGATACTTTTTCCAAACGCCTCGCCTATGAAGTGACTTTGGAAAATGGACAATCGTTTCGCATCGGAGCGATGGCAAAAGGTGCGGGGATGATCAATCCGGCGATGGCAACGATGCTCTGTTTTATCACTACCGATGCCGCGGTCGATAAAACGACGATGCAGGATATCCTCGATGAGTGTGTCCATACGACGTTCAACGCCGCAAGCGTGGACGGAGATACCTCGACGAACGATACGGTAGTGGTTATGGCAAACGGTCTCTCTGGAGCGTTTCATGCGGGAGCATTCAAAGAAGCATTGGAATCGATCATGCTCTTTTTAGCCAAAGAGATGGTACGCGACGGCGAGGGGGCGACGAAGCTCGTTACCTATAAAGTGACGGGGGCGATCAACCATAAAGAGGCGGAGATCGCGGCAAAAGCGCTCAGCAATTCGCTTCTGGTAAAAACGGCACTTTTCGGACAAGACCCGAATTGGGGGCGTATCGCGTCAACGGTCGGTGCGAGCGGTATCATGTGCGATGAAGCGTTTTTGAGTATCTGGTTTGATGATATCTGCGTCTATAAAAAAGGGGAGCTGCTCTTCGATGAAAAACTCGAACCTCTTGCCGCGGCCGTTATGCAAAAATCTTCTTTTACGATTCACTGTGATATCGGGCTTCAAGACGGCGAATTTACAGCCTACGGATGTGACTTGGGGCATGAATACGTCAAAATCAATGCGGATTACAGAACATAA
- a CDS encoding 3'-5' exonuclease has translation MKLFDPKILSRLSKNGIPKEEFELLLGSDADLRLELLKSQGMNIILHEEMYCFQSAITSVKDTLFCIVDVESNGSKPAHHQIIEIGAVKLQNGKIIDTYESLVYCTDISDQIQEITGIKTEQTLKAPAMSKVMREFRLFLGDAIFVGHDAKFDYNFVSAMMERVGLSKLLNRSLCTIDLAERTIESERYGLAYLNTALELYKEATHHRALSDAMTTTKLLKRVLNLLPSSITNSEELIAFSKEAKRLKRPKPKKEEKKETEEKEAVK, from the coding sequence GTGAAGCTGTTCGACCCGAAAATTTTGTCACGTTTGTCTAAAAACGGTATCCCGAAAGAGGAATTTGAACTCCTCTTGGGCAGTGATGCCGATCTGAGGCTCGAGCTTCTCAAATCGCAGGGGATGAACATCATTCTTCATGAGGAGATGTATTGCTTTCAAAGCGCCATAACTTCCGTAAAAGATACTCTCTTTTGTATCGTCGATGTTGAATCAAACGGTTCAAAACCCGCCCACCACCAGATTATCGAAATCGGTGCGGTTAAGCTGCAAAACGGAAAAATAATCGATACCTATGAGAGTCTTGTCTATTGTACCGATATCTCCGATCAGATTCAGGAGATTACCGGTATCAAAACGGAGCAAACCCTTAAAGCTCCGGCCATGAGCAAAGTAATGCGCGAATTTCGTCTTTTTCTCGGCGATGCAATTTTCGTAGGACATGATGCCAAATTTGACTACAACTTTGTATCGGCGATGATGGAGCGTGTCGGTTTATCAAAACTTCTCAACCGCTCTTTATGTACGATTGATTTGGCGGAGAGAACCATCGAGTCTGAACGATACGGTTTAGCCTATCTAAACACAGCACTGGAGCTCTACAAAGAAGCCACTCACCATCGCGCCCTCTCCGATGCCATGACAACGACAAAACTACTCAAGCGTGTCCTCAATCTTCTCCCATCCTCCATAACCAATAGCGAAGAGCTCATCGCATTTTCAAAAGAGGCGAAACGTCTGAAACGTCCGAAACCGAAAAAAGAAGAGAAAAAAGAGACGGAAGAAAAAGAAGCGGTGAAATAA
- a CDS encoding ribose-phosphate pyrophosphokinase: MRGYKIFSGSACTEFAAEVCRTLDVPLSKASVKRFSDGEINVQISESVRGRDVFIIQSTGAPSNDNLMELLIMTDALRRSSANSITAVVPYFGYARQDRKAAPRVPITAKLVADMFETAGIDRVVTIDLHAGQIQGFFDIPVDNLYGAIIFEEYIRSKNLANPVIASPDIGGVARARYFAEKLGLEMVIVDKRREKANESEVMNIIGDVAGKDIIMIDDMVDTAGTMVKAAAALKKRGATSVMACATHGVLSGKAYENLNNGELDELVISNTLVLSGQSDKIKVLSVAPLFAEVIRRVYHNESVNSLFS, translated from the coding sequence ATGCGCGGATATAAAATTTTCAGCGGTTCAGCGTGTACCGAGTTTGCAGCGGAAGTGTGCCGAACCCTTGATGTTCCCCTCTCCAAAGCTTCAGTAAAACGTTTCAGCGACGGAGAGATCAACGTTCAAATCAGCGAGAGCGTTCGCGGACGTGACGTATTCATCATCCAATCAACCGGTGCACCCTCAAATGACAATTTGATGGAATTGTTGATCATGACCGATGCGCTTCGCCGCTCATCGGCTAACTCGATTACGGCGGTCGTTCCGTATTTCGGATACGCACGTCAAGACCGCAAAGCGGCTCCGCGTGTTCCGATTACCGCTAAACTCGTTGCCGATATGTTCGAGACGGCGGGGATTGACCGTGTCGTAACGATCGATTTGCATGCGGGCCAAATCCAAGGCTTCTTTGATATTCCGGTCGATAACCTCTACGGTGCGATTATTTTTGAAGAGTATATCCGCTCTAAAAATCTTGCCAATCCGGTCATCGCTTCACCGGACATCGGCGGTGTAGCGCGTGCCCGTTATTTTGCCGAAAAACTGGGGTTAGAGATGGTTATCGTCGATAAACGTCGTGAAAAAGCCAATGAAAGCGAAGTGATGAATATCATCGGTGACGTTGCCGGAAAAGATATCATCATGATCGATGATATGGTCGATACGGCAGGAACCATGGTGAAAGCGGCTGCAGCACTCAAAAAACGGGGAGCGACGTCGGTTATGGCGTGTGCGACTCACGGAGTTCTCAGCGGTAAAGCGTATGAAAATCTTAATAACGGTGAATTGGACGAGTTGGTTATTTCCAATACTCTCGTCCTTAGCGGTCAAAGCGATAAAATCAAGGTTTTAAGTGTTGCCCCTTTATTTGCTGAAGTCATTCGCCGTGTTTATCACAATGAAAGTGTCAACAGCCTGTTCAGCTAA
- the lepA gene encoding translation elongation factor 4, producing the protein MDNIRNFSIIAHIDHGKSTLADRIIQECGAVSDRELTKQMMDTMDIEQERGITIKAQSVRLDYVKDGKHYILNLIDTPGHVDFSYEVSKSLASSDGALLIVDAAQGVEAQTIANVYMAMENNLTLIPVINKIDLPAAEPERVAEEIETTIGIDATDAVMISAKTGVGIRELIDAIVDRIPAPVGDPSATTKAIIYDSWFDSYQGAMALVRVFDGEIKTGQMVKLMHNNENHQVLELLYPHPLRRQKTQSIKSGEIGIVILGVKEVGSIRVGDTITDARNPAKEPVGEYAPAKPFVFAGIYPIDTDEFESVRDALDKLKLNDSSLSYEPETSIALGFGFRVGFLGMLHMEVVKERLEREFNLDLIATAPSVVYKVYKTDGTMVEVQNPSELPEPQNIERIEEPYVRATVIVPTDYLGNVITLLTAKRGMQEKMEYLNETRVMLIYVMPMNEIVVDFYDKLKSTSKGYASFDYDPIEFRQGDLVKLDVRVAGDVVDALSVIVPRSSAESRGRALVTNMKEIVPRQLFEVAIQASIGNRVIARETVKSMGKNVTAKCYGGDISRKRKLLDKQKEGKKRMKAIGKVQLPQEAFMSVLKMD; encoded by the coding sequence ATGGATAATATTCGTAACTTTTCAATTATCGCCCATATCGACCACGGCAAAAGTACGTTAGCCGATCGGATTATTCAAGAGTGCGGAGCGGTCAGTGACCGTGAACTCACCAAACAGATGATGGACACGATGGACATCGAGCAAGAGCGCGGAATCACGATCAAAGCCCAAAGTGTCCGTCTCGATTACGTCAAAGACGGCAAGCACTATATCCTCAATCTTATTGACACTCCGGGCCACGTTGACTTCAGTTACGAAGTCTCCAAGTCGCTCGCTTCGAGTGACGGCGCATTACTGATCGTCGATGCGGCACAAGGGGTTGAAGCGCAAACGATTGCCAACGTCTATATGGCGATGGAAAACAATCTGACCCTCATACCCGTTATCAATAAAATCGATCTTCCTGCCGCCGAACCCGAACGGGTCGCCGAAGAGATCGAAACGACGATCGGTATCGATGCGACCGATGCGGTAATGATTTCAGCAAAAACCGGTGTGGGAATCCGTGAGTTGATCGATGCGATCGTCGATCGTATACCGGCCCCTGTAGGTGACCCGAGTGCGACGACCAAGGCAATTATTTACGATTCTTGGTTTGATTCGTACCAAGGGGCAATGGCGTTGGTGCGCGTGTTTGACGGTGAGATCAAGACAGGGCAGATGGTCAAGCTGATGCACAACAATGAAAACCATCAAGTGCTGGAGCTGCTCTATCCTCATCCTTTGCGCCGTCAAAAAACGCAAAGTATCAAAAGCGGCGAGATCGGGATTGTGATTCTGGGTGTCAAAGAGGTAGGAAGTATCCGTGTCGGCGATACGATCACCGATGCACGTAACCCGGCCAAAGAGCCGGTTGGCGAATACGCCCCGGCCAAACCGTTCGTATTTGCGGGGATCTATCCGATCGATACCGATGAGTTTGAATCGGTCCGCGATGCGCTCGATAAGCTCAAGCTCAACGACAGCAGCCTCAGTTACGAGCCGGAAACATCGATTGCCCTCGGATTCGGGTTCCGTGTCGGATTTTTGGGGATGCTCCATATGGAGGTCGTTAAAGAGCGGTTAGAGCGTGAATTTAATCTCGATTTGATCGCGACCGCCCCTTCGGTTGTTTATAAAGTCTATAAAACCGACGGCACTATGGTGGAAGTTCAAAATCCGAGCGAATTGCCCGAACCTCAGAACATCGAGCGGATCGAAGAGCCTTATGTTCGTGCAACGGTCATCGTCCCGACCGATTATTTGGGCAATGTCATTACCCTCTTGACCGCCAAGCGCGGGATGCAGGAGAAGATGGAATATCTCAACGAGACGCGGGTCATGCTGATCTACGTCATGCCGATGAACGAAATCGTCGTCGATTTTTACGACAAACTCAAATCAACCTCTAAAGGGTATGCGAGTTTCGATTACGATCCGATCGAATTTCGTCAAGGCGATTTGGTCAAACTCGATGTCCGCGTAGCCGGAGATGTCGTCGATGCGCTCAGCGTTATCGTTCCTCGAAGCAGTGCGGAGTCACGCGGGCGGGCACTCGTGACGAACATGAAAGAGATTGTTCCACGCCAGCTTTTCGAAGTGGCGATTCAAGCCTCTATCGGAAATCGCGTTATTGCCCGTGAAACGGTCAAATCGATGGGGAAAAACGTTACCGCCAAATGTTACGGCGGGGATATCTCCCGTAAACGCAAACTCCTCGACAAGCAAAAAGAGGGGAAAAAACGGATGAAGGCGATCGGGAAGGTTCAGCTTCCCCAAGAAGCGTTCATGTCCGTCCTCAAAATGGATTAA
- the rpe gene encoding ribulose-phosphate 3-epimerase, with protein MLVAPSVLSADFGNLARDVRAICDAGCDLVHVDVMDGHFVPNLTIGPVVVSAIAKAATKPLDIHLMVQNNTFFVDLFAPLKPEYISFHIEEEKNPHRLIQHIRSLGIKPAIVLNPHTPAEAIEYLLGDLDMVLVMSVNPGFGGQKFIPTVVEKIKRLKALRDRINPECMIEIDGGVGSSNIAVLKEAGVDICVAGSYVFGADDYKTAIDSLRV; from the coding sequence ATGCTCGTTGCTCCCAGTGTCCTCTCTGCCGACTTCGGCAATTTAGCCCGTGATGTCCGAGCCATTTGTGACGCAGGGTGCGATTTGGTGCATGTTGACGTAATGGACGGCCATTTTGTCCCGAATCTCACTATCGGACCGGTTGTTGTCAGCGCAATAGCGAAGGCAGCTACCAAGCCCCTTGATATCCATCTAATGGTACAAAACAATACCTTTTTCGTCGATCTTTTCGCACCCTTGAAACCGGAGTATATCTCTTTTCATATCGAAGAGGAGAAAAATCCTCACCGCCTTATTCAGCATATCCGCTCGCTCGGGATCAAGCCGGCAATCGTTCTTAATCCGCACACCCCTGCCGAAGCCATCGAATATCTTTTAGGTGATCTGGATATGGTTTTGGTGATGTCGGTTAACCCTGGCTTCGGGGGACAAAAATTCATCCCGACCGTTGTAGAGAAAATCAAACGGCTCAAAGCCTTACGCGACCGTATCAATCCTGAATGCATGATTGAAATTGACGGCGGTGTCGGCAGTTCAAACATTGCAGTACTCAAAGAAGCCGGTGTCGATATCTGTGTCGCCGGTAGCTACGTGTTCGGGGCAGATGATTATAAAACCGCTATCGATAGCCTTCGCGTATGA